A single Methanolobus sp. ZRKC5 DNA region contains:
- the gatB gene encoding Asp-tRNA(Asn)/Glu-tRNA(Gln) amidotransferase subunit GatB, translating into MVYENPDGVRIGLEVHVQLNKLNTKLFCGCSTKYHDSEPNTHVCPVCLGLPGSLPVINEKAVEYAMKIGLALNCSIVEQTQFHRKNYYYPDLPKGFQTTQYDFPIAGEGKIVIEGEDGERVIGITRAHMEEDPGRLQHMGSIDKSKGTLINYNRSGMTLVEIVSEPDMRSPKEARRYLDKLRSILDYLDVFDGDLEGAMRVDANVSVFMGERVEVKNISSFKGAERALLYEIMRQKNHIRRGGEITLETRHFDEARGVTLSMRTKETENDYRYFPEPDLVPLRVADRVPEILKTLPELPDAKRERFVKEYGIIDMHARALTTEIKVADFYEDVAAKVDPKAAAVWVADILKGELNYRDLSINAFSVEDIVAIIELVTSDKITEQSGVEIIRTVRDNGGKPLDIVKEKGLLKVADDIVATAVEEAIAENPEAVTDFHAGKEKSMNFLVGKVMQKTKGRADAREAREKLIAKLNE; encoded by the coding sequence ATGGTTTATGAGAACCCTGACGGAGTAAGGATAGGACTTGAGGTCCACGTCCAGCTGAACAAGCTCAACACAAAGCTGTTCTGTGGCTGTTCCACAAAATACCACGACTCCGAACCCAACACCCATGTGTGTCCTGTATGCCTGGGACTTCCAGGTTCATTGCCAGTCATCAACGAGAAAGCAGTTGAGTACGCCATGAAGATAGGGCTTGCACTGAACTGCAGCATTGTGGAGCAGACCCAGTTCCACAGGAAGAACTACTACTACCCTGACCTTCCAAAAGGTTTCCAGACTACCCAATATGATTTCCCGATAGCAGGCGAAGGAAAGATAGTAATTGAAGGCGAGGACGGGGAACGAGTCATAGGAATAACACGTGCACATATGGAAGAGGATCCCGGAAGACTCCAGCATATGGGAAGCATTGACAAGTCCAAGGGTACACTCATTAACTACAACCGTTCCGGAATGACACTTGTCGAAATCGTCAGCGAACCTGACATGAGAAGTCCAAAGGAAGCAAGACGCTATCTTGACAAACTCAGAAGTATCCTTGATTATCTCGACGTTTTCGATGGCGACCTTGAAGGGGCAATGAGGGTTGACGCCAATGTTTCTGTGTTCATGGGAGAGCGTGTTGAGGTCAAGAACATCTCATCCTTCAAAGGTGCTGAAAGGGCACTGCTCTACGAAATAATGAGGCAGAAGAACCACATCAGACGTGGTGGCGAGATCACACTGGAAACCAGACACTTCGATGAAGCCAGAGGCGTGACACTTTCCATGCGTACCAAGGAAACAGAGAATGACTATCGTTACTTCCCTGAACCTGATCTTGTACCTTTGAGAGTGGCAGACAGAGTACCGGAAATACTCAAAACATTGCCGGAACTTCCTGATGCAAAGAGAGAGCGTTTCGTCAAAGAATACGGCATCATCGACATGCATGCAAGGGCGCTCACAACCGAAATAAAAGTAGCAGACTTCTACGAAGATGTGGCAGCAAAGGTAGACCCCAAGGCAGCAGCAGTATGGGTTGCAGATATCCTTAAAGGTGAACTCAACTACCGCGATCTTAGCATCAATGCATTCTCAGTGGAAGATATTGTTGCCATCATTGAACTGGTTACCAGTGACAAGATCACAGAACAGAGTGGCGTTGAGATTATCCGTACTGTAAGGGATAACGGAGGCAAACCACTGGACATTGTCAAAGAGAAAGGACTTCTCAAGGTGGCAGATGATATTGTTGCAACAGCCGTTGAAGAAGCAATTGCCGAGAATCCGGAAGCTGTAACAGATTTCCATGCAGGCAAGGAGAAATCAATGAACTTCCTTGTTGGTAAGGTAATGCAAAAGACAAAGGGACGTGCTGATGCCCGTGAAGCAAGAGAAAAACTCATTGCAAAACTGAATGAATAA